Proteins from a genomic interval of Rosa chinensis cultivar Old Blush chromosome 2, RchiOBHm-V2, whole genome shotgun sequence:
- the LOC112184638 gene encoding uncharacterized protein LOC112184638, which yields MLVENPRQWHDTLYETLWAYRTSKRNPTATTPYALMFGHDAVLPLEINVHSLRVQEQHHLIGEDYVQAMWQEHEDLSEQRLAALDNLVMEKQRIAHAYDKRTRGHSYKEGELVWKAVLPLGEKLTGHDKWTPRWEGPFVVHRILERGAFHLRDVDGDIHRNPINGHFLKKYYPSVWEFDDPLDQLPAQTGGQP from the coding sequence ATGCTGGTAGAGAACCCTCGACAATGGCACGATACTTTGTATGAGACACTCTGGGCTTATCGCACATCCAAGCGGAATCCCACGGCTACGACACCGTATGCGCTCATGTTTGGTCACGACGCTGTATTACCCTTGGAGATCAACGTTCATTCCTTACGTGTGCAAGAGCAGCATCATTTGATCGGTGAGGATTACGTCCAGGcgatgtggcaagaacacgaagaTTTAAGCGAGCAACGCTTGGCTGCTTTGGACAATTTGGTAATGGAGAAACAGCGTATCGCCCAcgcctatgataagaggacacgtggtcatagttacaAGGAAGGAGAACTTGTTTGGAAAGCCGTTTTACCCCTAGGCGAGAAGTTGACCGGCCACGATAAATGGACTCCGCGATGGGAGGGACCCTTTGTCGTTCACCGTATCTTGGAGCGTGGAGCTTTTCACCTCAGAGACGTCGATGGCGACATCCATCGCAACCCCATCAACGGGCATTTCTTGAAGAAATActaccctagtgtttgggagttcgacGACCCCCTTGATCAGCTTCCTGCCCAGACTGGGGGGCAACCATaa